Proteins from a single region of Enoplosus armatus isolate fEnoArm2 chromosome 6, fEnoArm2.hap1, whole genome shotgun sequence:
- the rpgrip1l gene encoding protein fantom gives MSTLLDETAADVPVRDITVTLSRLAAGPQDSSVYQNARARQDISRVSREELEDRFLRLHEETLHLKQHIHKQDDKIKKLGTKLMRLVKDRGRMEQLAVGGGQPVSRVRDVEMEEMIEELQENVRGLQTENEGLKQRLLVAKQQLINSQSRRPSPYGHVQSRVSSGLKKLRDDASSPQTRPKSTRSLEGGGRPPTGLLPRFGHSLLEEARAEIRNLENVIELQRSHMEEMEGVSEQLQDELRKKEAEYQERLLQVRQQQTSKLRSHVNNNVTMIKLQKQLADRSNGITELEGRFLQLQESQRTLKVSHDAAMMKVDELSGQLKDERLKSLDLEKRLQSSTISKIKMEQLQERISEVEQERDLLKENNEKLVNSAFDVSWQQKWQIQEQQLKLQIVQLETALKADLVDKNEILDKIKAERDTSEKLTEENKKLQIQFLEQKQQLEELNDRLKFYSRESEYNVSELTEALLLIKTRNSQRSGDLGFLKEVEEGAGRSAESTVRELRAAHAETIQELEKTRNLLSMESKICKDYKAELEAVLKKMDSDRVEHEQKLERQAQLLDTRAAKIKKLEAQLRDIAYGNKTYVFKPGVTDEDEADESDETLQLQRGENLLELQIVGTTLSPSALEALGDSEPSTFCTYSFYLFELHSTPVVTGQKPKYGFTSKYVVSMDDRFLDYLHRNSVTVELHQALGLDWRTVATGQLRLQQLLEQDGRVHGSMSLVGTSDEVWSFGSVDYWLRLRIPMAETIRLYKEKVKAVGYINTALNQDAQLQSPSGCWNELYITVQRCRDLQSRSSQQPSPYVVYKVFDFSDHPTATVHDCCDPHFGELKSYSVLMDVELDQYLKSEVLQFYVFDYKEEQMDTYLGKARVPLLSLAQDQGITGVFELTDPSGFPAGHIEVTLKWKLTYLPPPGSTMTVEEPKFIPREKHVKLTADLKQEHYFVEEEKRDVGEKGKEEAKDLFHLSASLPAVTASKALLPNLRQKTQIKEGLMAKKVTFVDPSAANDQVEDKSSPRPRETTSSPVGQVLSEATPQSTAEEEDEEEESHFSEGQLLPTSSQSYSDDSEISEEIIEDPEEAPAAKEDQSESTQSDSDDCIVYGPATGRKSSERVRVEIMSLSLRPESWVARDSSVVRLFVEYSLLDLPTEETPLSLPKPPRGKSINYNYSKVIPVDAENNGVRRRLLRGVLQGRNPQMERIRFTVVSEPPEEEEQERECEDVGVAFLRIPEILERQQDLTETSLNVLDVEDSSEVVGSLTVSVEGLDALQAIIQDQDQERTPVSPLLPSA, from the exons ATGTCCACTCTACTTGATGAGACAGCAGCAGATGTGCCAGTCAGAGACATCACAGTAACCCTGTCCCGGCTTGCAGCAGGTCCACAAG ATTCATCCGTTTATCAAAATGCTCGGGCGCGACAGGACATCTCGCGGGTGTCgagggaggagctggaggaccgGTTTCTGCGCCTCCATGAGGAGACCCTGCACCTCAAACAGCATATTCACAAACAGGATGACAAGATCAAGAA GCTGGGCACTAAGCTGATGAGGCTGGTGAAGGACCGGGGTCGGATGGAGCAGCTGGCAGTGGGGGGAGGCCAGCCGGTCTCCAGGGTGCGGGAcgtggagatggaggagatgatAGAGGAGCTCCAGGAGAATGTCCGGGGACTGCAGACCGAGAACGAGGGACTGAAACAGCGCCTCCTTGTGGCCAAGCAGCAGCTCATCAACTCGCAGAGCAGGAGGCCGTCACCATACGGCCACGTCCAGTCACGAGTCAGCTCTGGATTAAAGAAGCTGCGAGACGATGCTTCCTCTCCTCAAACACGACCAAAAA GTACCAGGAGTTTGGAGGGAGGTGGGAGACCTCCGACCGGCCTCTTACCTCGATTCGGACACAGCCTGCTGGAGGAGGCAAGGGCAGAGATCCGCAACCT AGAGAATGTGATCGAGCTCCAGCGGAGCCacatggaggagatggagggagtctcagagcagctgcaggacgAACTGAGGAAGAAGGAGGCAGAATATCAGGAGAGACTTCTGCAGGTCCGACAGCAGCAGACCTCCAAACTGAG GTCACATGTCAACAACAACGTGACGATGATCAAACTGCAGAAGCAGCTGGCTGACAGATCCAACGGCATAACAGAGCTGGAGGGACGATTCCTACAGCTGCAAGAG AGTCAGAGGACACTGAAGGTCAGCCATGATGCAGCGATGATGAAGGTGGACGAGCTGTCGGGTCAGCTGAAAGACGAGAGGCTGAAGAGTTTGGATCTGGAAAAACGGCTGCAGAGTTCAACCATATCCAAGATAAAGATGGAGCAG CTGCAGGAGCGAATCAGTGAagtggagcaggagagggacCTGCTGAAGGAGAACAATGAGAAACTGGTCAACAG TGCCTTTGACGTGTCATGGCAACAAAAGTGGCAGATTcaggagcagcagctgaagtTACAGATCGTCCAGCTAGAGACGGCGCTGAAGGCCGACCTCGTTGACAAAAATGAAATCCTCGACAAAATCAAAGCGGAgagag ATACAAGTGAGAAgctgacagaagaaaataagaaacTTCAGATCCAGTTTTTggaacagaagcagcagctggaggaactCAATGATCGTTTGAAATTCTACAGCAGG GAGAGTGAGTACAACGTGTCCGAACTCACTGAGGCACTACTGCTCATAAAG ACGCGTAACTCCCAGAGGAGCGGAGATCTGGGCTTCctgaaggaggtggaggagggagcgGGCAGAAGCGCAGAGAGCACCGTCCGAGAGCTACGAGCCGCTCACGCTGAAACCATCCAAGAGCTGGAGAAGACCAGAAACCTCCTCAGCATGGAGAGCAAGATCTGCAAAGACTACAAG GCGGAGCTGGAAGCTGTGTTAAAGAAGATGGACAGTGACAGAGTCGAGCATGAGCAGAAGCTGGAGCGACAGGCCCAACTGCTGGACACGAGGGCAGCGAAGATCAAGAAACTGGAAG ctcagctcagagaCATCGCCTACGGCAACAAAACCTACGTCTTCAAACCAGGCGtcacagatgaagatgaggcAGACGAGTCTGATGAAACTCTTCAACTCCAGCGTGGAGAGAACCTTCTTGAACTTCAAATAGTCGGCACCACACTGTCTCCTTCCGCCCTGGAGGCTCTGGGCGACTCTGAACCCTCCACCTTCTGTACCTACTCCTTCTATCTGTTTGAGCTGCACTCCACTCCGGTGGTGACGGGCCAGAAACCAAAATACGGGTTCACATCTAAGTACGTGGTGAGCATGGACGACCGGTTCCTGGACTATCTCCATAGAAACTCCGTCACTGTGGAGCTGCATCAGGCCCTGGGTTTAGACTGGAGGACAGTGGCGACTGGTCAGCTTCGGCTGCAGCAGCTACTAGAGCAAGACGGAAGAGTTCATGGGAGCATGTCGCTGGTTG GGACGTCTGATGAGGTGTGGTCCTTTGGCTCTGTGGATTACTGGCTGAGGCTGCGGATCCCCATGGCAGAGACCATCCGTCTGTACAAAGAGAAGGTGAAGGCTGTTGGATACATCAACACTGCACTGAACCAAGACGCACAG CTGCAGTCACCCAGCGGCTGTTGGAATGAACTCTACATCACTGTCCAACGTTGCCGAGACCTGCAGTCCAGAAGCTCCCAGCAGCCGAGCCCCTATGTGGTCTACAAGGTCTTTGACTTCTCCGACCACCCAACCGCCACCGTCCACGACTGCTGCGACCCCCACTTTGGTGAACTCAAGTCCTACTCTGTCCTGATGGATGTAGAGCTGGACCAGTACCTGAAGTCTGAGGTCCTTCAGTTCTACGTGTTTGACTACAAAGAGGAGCAGATGGACACGTACCTGGGGAAGGCCAGAGTGCCTCTGCTGTCATTGGCCCAGGACCAGGGCATCACTG GTGTGTTTGAGCTGACTGATCCCTCTGGATTCCCCGCCGGCCATATTGAAGTGACCCTGAAGTGGAAGTTGACTTACCTCCCTCCACCAGGCTCCACCATGACTGTCGAAGAGCCCAAGTTCATCCCAAGAGAGAAGCATGTCAAGCTAACGGCTGATCTAAAGCAGGAACATTACtttgtggaggaagagaagagagatgttggtgagaaagggaaggaggaagCCAAAGACCTTTTTCATCTCTCCGCCTCTCTCCCTGCGGTCACTGCGTCGAAG GCCCTGCTGCCAAATCTCAGACAGaagacacaaataaaagagGGACTGATGGCcaaaaaagtcacatttgtgGATCCCTCAGCTGCTAATGACCAG gtTGAGGACAAGAGCTCACCACGTCCCAGAGAGACCACGTCATCACCTGTTGGACAG gTTTTGTCAGAAGCGACTCCTCAAAGCAccgcagaggaagaggatgaggaggaagagtcTCACTTCTCTGAAGGACAGCTGCTCCCAACAAGCTCTCAGTCCTACTCCGACGATTCTGAAATCTCGGAGGAAATTATCGAAG ATCCTGAGGAGGCTCCAGCAGCCAAAGAGGATCAAAGTGAATCGACTCAGTCCGACAGCGATGACTGCATTGTTTATGGACCAGCCACGGGGAGGAAG TCCTCGGAGCGAGTGCGGGTGGAGATCATGTCCCTGAGTTTGAGGCCGGAGTCTTGGGTGGCCCGGGACAGCAGCGTGGTGCGTCTGTTTGTGGAATACTCTCTCCTGGATCTGCCCACGGAGGAAACCCCCCTGTCTCTGCCCAAACCCCCCCGGGGCAAGAGCATCAACTACAACTACAGCAAAG TCATTCCTGTGGACGCAGAGAACAACGGGGTGAGGCGGCGGCTGCTGAGGGGAGTCCTGCAGGGACGAAACCCTCAGATGGAGAG AATCCGGTTCACGGTGGTGAGTGAGCctcctgaggaagaggagcaggagagggagtgTGAGGACGTGGGAGTGGCCTTCCTCAGGATCCCTGAGATCCTGGAGAGACAACAAGACCTGACTGAGACCAGCCTCAAtg ttttGGACGTGGAGGATAGCAGCGAGGTGGTCGGCAGTCTGACCGTGTCTGTGGAGGGACTGGATGCCCTGCAGGCCATCATCCAAGACCAGGACCAGGAGCGGACCCCCGTCTCCCCTCTGCTTCCATCAGCATGA